In Flavobacterium sp. 83, the genomic window ACTGTAATAACTGCAGCTATCGATGGTCAGGTTTCAAAAATTGATATTCAACCGGGACAATTGGTTCAACCAGGACAATCCTTGTTTTATATAATCAACAACTCTAGTGCTTGGGTTATCGCTAATTTCAAAGAAACACAATTGAATAAAATGGTAATTGGACAAAAAGTAACCCTTAAAGTTGATGCGTATCCAGATTACGATTTTGAAGGTACATTAACTTCATTTTCACCTGCAACCGGTTCTCGTTTTTCTATCCTACCTCCGGATAATGCTACTGGTAACTTTGTCAAAACCATTCAAAGATTACCTGTTAAAATCAGTTTGAACACCTCTAATGATGTTGAAAAAATAAAATTATTAAGACCAGGAATGAATGTTGATGTTGACGTACATGTAAACTAAAAATGGCAAAAGTAAAAGTAGAAGATGATTTAGTAGAATACGGCTACAGACGAGTTCTAATTACGATTACAGCAGTACTTTGTGCATTACTGGAAATCGTAGATACTACTATTGTCAATGTAGCGTTAACGAACATGAGAGGAAGTCTGGGCGCCACATTGAATGATGTTGCTTGGGTAATTACTGCTTATGCTATTGCAAATGTTATTGTAATACCAATGACGAGTTGGCTTTCCCAACAATTTGGAAGACGAAATTATTTTGTAGTTTCTATTATTATTTTCACCGTTTCCTCCTTTTTGTGTGGTAATGCCAATAATATATGGGAACTTATCATTTTTCGGTTTATCCAAGGACTTGGTGGTGGAGCATTATTAGTTACTGCGCAAACTATTATAACAGAGAGTTATCCAGTTGCAAAACGTGGTATGGCTCAAGCTATTTATGGAATGGGTGTAATTGTTGGACCTACACTTGGTCCGCCATTAGGAGGTTATCTTGTTGATAATTTTTCTTGGCCATACATCTTTTACATCAATATTCCTCTTGGGATCATTGCTACTATTCTAGCATTGAGCTTTGTAAGAAGTCCTAAATTTGGAGAAAAATTAAAGGCTAAACAAGTGGATTGGTTGGGTATTTTTCTTTTGACAGCTTTCATTGGTTCATTACAATATGTATTGGAACATGGGCAACAAGATGACTGGTTCAATGATAAAATAATTACATTTTTAAGTGTTGTATCCGTTTTTGGTTTGATTTTATTTATATGGAGAGAGTTAACCTACAAACACCCCATCGTAAACTTAAGCGTTTTAAAAGATGGGAATCTACGCATTGGGACCTTAATGTGTTTTATACTGGGATTTGGACTTTATGGTTCAACGCTAATTATTCCTATATACACACAATCGATTTTAGGATGGACTGCTACTGATGCAGGTTTATTACTTATTCCGGGTTCAATCACCACTGCTATAATGATGCCAATTATTGGTAAATTAATTCAAAGGGGCGTTCCACAAGGTTATATGGTAGGCGTTGGTTTTTTAATTTTCTTTTTCTTTAC contains:
- a CDS encoding MDR family MFS transporter, giving the protein MAKVKVEDDLVEYGYRRVLITITAVLCALLEIVDTTIVNVALTNMRGSLGATLNDVAWVITAYAIANVIVIPMTSWLSQQFGRRNYFVVSIIIFTVSSFLCGNANNIWELIIFRFIQGLGGGALLVTAQTIITESYPVAKRGMAQAIYGMGVIVGPTLGPPLGGYLVDNFSWPYIFYINIPLGIIATILALSFVRSPKFGEKLKAKQVDWLGIFLLTAFIGSLQYVLEHGQQDDWFNDKIITFLSVVSVFGLILFIWRELTYKHPIVNLSVLKDGNLRIGTLMCFILGFGLYGSTLIIPIYTQSILGWTATDAGLLLIPGSITTAIMMPIIGKLIQRGVPQGYMVGVGFLIFFFFTLMMHNNMTPDTGVEHLYWSLILRGIGLGLLFVPITTLSLSTLKGKNIGEGAAFTGMMRQLGGSFGIAIITTFITRFSQEHRVNLVSHLDGSRLEVQQRVMMLQKGFMSKGFTANESLKKAYQVIDYSVMKQSTVLSYMDIFLYLGIMFLCCIPIIFLIKKGKNKINPADAMH